One Gordonia mangrovi genomic region harbors:
- a CDS encoding amidohydrolase family protein, with protein MSTPAFTDVSVYTAGVWRPHQDVHLDDGVVAAITDTAHPGDGNGHLIPGFVNTHTHLQQSLMRGIAECTPLLEWLLAVGEESVAITPERAYLAAVSACLEALRSGTTTVVEHMWPHPSPEVHGAVIQALRDTGIRAVLGRGVADRPDATRKWGFEPRLMQPLDDVLDHVDQLRDQVAGSRISMALAVPNPRSVTEAGMGTVREFARSRDLPVSIHLLETPTDDRMCLAHAGVGAVEYLDGNGFLWDRVLAVHCVELDDIGRRILAERGVAISHNPLSNMRLGSGVAPVPDMLGRGMRVGLGVDGAASNDTQDMLETFRIAAYLQRAVHRRADLLGFGEMLDIACGGANAALGLPAVSGGVTVGAPADLTLFRFDRDHATLPVRDPGASLLTTGSPRIVDTVMVGGEVVVADGRSTRIDEAEFTKELMALEV; from the coding sequence GTGAGCACGCCCGCATTCACCGACGTCTCCGTCTACACGGCCGGCGTTTGGCGCCCCCACCAGGATGTCCACCTCGACGACGGTGTGGTCGCGGCGATCACCGATACCGCGCACCCCGGCGACGGGAACGGTCACCTGATCCCCGGTTTCGTCAACACCCACACGCACTTGCAGCAGTCCCTGATGCGTGGGATCGCCGAGTGCACCCCGTTGCTCGAATGGTTGCTGGCCGTCGGCGAGGAGTCGGTGGCCATCACGCCGGAGCGCGCCTATCTGGCGGCAGTGTCGGCCTGCCTGGAAGCGCTACGTTCGGGGACCACCACCGTCGTCGAGCACATGTGGCCGCATCCGTCGCCCGAGGTCCACGGTGCGGTCATCCAGGCGTTGCGCGATACCGGCATCCGCGCCGTCCTCGGCCGCGGGGTTGCCGACCGGCCCGACGCCACCCGCAAGTGGGGTTTCGAGCCACGCCTGATGCAACCGCTCGACGACGTGCTCGACCATGTGGATCAGCTGCGCGACCAGGTCGCGGGTTCGCGCATCTCGATGGCCCTCGCTGTGCCCAACCCGCGGTCGGTGACAGAGGCGGGGATGGGGACGGTGCGGGAGTTCGCGCGCAGCCGCGACCTCCCGGTGTCGATCCACCTGCTCGAAACCCCGACCGACGACCGGATGTGTCTGGCGCACGCCGGCGTCGGCGCCGTCGAGTATCTCGACGGAAACGGGTTCTTGTGGGACCGGGTGCTCGCCGTGCACTGCGTGGAACTCGACGACATCGGCCGGCGGATCCTCGCCGAGCGCGGGGTGGCCATCTCGCACAATCCGCTGTCGAACATGCGGCTGGGCAGCGGTGTCGCGCCGGTTCCGGACATGCTCGGGCGCGGCATGCGGGTGGGGCTGGGCGTCGACGGGGCGGCGAGCAACGACACCCAGGACATGCTGGAGACGTTTCGGATCGCCGCCTACCTGCAACGGGCGGTACACCGGCGCGCCGACCTACTGGGCTTCGGCGAGATGCTCGACATCGCCTGCGGCGGGGCGAATGCGGCTCTCGGACTCCCTGCGGTCAGCGGCGGGGTCACCGTCGGGGCGCCGGCCGATCTGACGTTGTTCCGGTTTGATCGCGACCATGCAACCCTGCCGGTGCGCGATCCGGGTGCATCGCTGCTCACGACCGGTTCGCCGCGGATCGTCGACACCGTGATGGTCGGCGGTGAGGTGGTGGTCGCCGACGGCCGCAGCACCCGCATCGACGAGGCAGAGTTCACCAAAGAGTTGATGGCGCTGGAGGTCTGA